A single region of the Triticum dicoccoides isolate Atlit2015 ecotype Zavitan chromosome 2B, WEW_v2.0, whole genome shotgun sequence genome encodes:
- the LOC119362983 gene encoding uncharacterized protein LOC119362983 — MSPHARQPKPLQDRQRQDQQGEPLVKARQVRRRLRTSTSRPFQERLVDMAAARKEIAAALRVHRAAAAAVTMRSRDQHEQQAQWPPCDAFFSDHLRDDSTRRYHAPVLPVAPPVVVGGGLLGHLDRSLPALPLGLNLSFHGFAGSSVYDATNSAGASRNRPLIQPPPADSSDSRARSSPPLAVMLSQEGSPAVDALENAASLAGAPHMGPEGESEATSLLGWGDAAATPACAWWSDVLDQGTEGSGCVGELCAPAGHEGGDVDVASMPAAGWLYEGSGDQGVTWSGKPVGGQETHLYHQRDGEDIALPCMEIEGWHGKWFDEEPIFP; from the exons ATGAGCCCTCACGCGAGGCAGCCGAAGCCACTCCAAGATCGTCAGCGGCAGGATCAGCAGGGTGAGCCGCTGGTCAAGGCTAGGCAGGTGAGGAGGCGGCTGCGCACGTCCACGAGCAGGCCGTTCCAGGAGAGGCTGGTCGACATGGCGGCGGCCAGGAAGGAGATCGCCGCCGCTCTCAGGGTCCacagggccgccgccgccgcggtgacTATGCGATCCAGAGATCAGCACGAGCAGCAAGCGCAGTGGCCCCCCTGCGACGCCTTCTTCTCCGACCACTTGCGCGACGACTCCACGCGGCGTTACCACGCACCTGTACTTCCGGTCGCGCCGCCTGTCGTCGTCGGCGGTGGCCTGCTGGGTCACCTGGACCGCAGCCTCCCGGCGCTGCCGCTAGGCCTCAACCTCAGCTTCCATGGTTTTGCTGGCTCATCTGTGTATGATGCCACTAACAGTGCTGGCGCTTCTCGTAACCGTCCTTTGATCCAACCGCCGCCCGCTGACTCCTCTGACTCTCGGGCGCGTTCGTCTCCCCCATTGGCGGTGATGCTGAGCCAAGAAGGTTCACCGGCGGTCGACGCCCTGGAGAACGCGGCGTCGTTGGCAGGCGCGCCACACATGGGGCCGGAGGGCGAGAGTGAGGCCACCTCCTTGCTTGGGTGGGGTGACGCGGCCGCCACGCCGGCGTGCGCGTGGTGGAGCGACGTCCTCGATCAGGGCACCGAGGGTAGCGGCTGCGTCGGCGAGCTGTGCGCGCCGGCCGGGCACGAAGGAGGCGACGTTGACGTGGCGAGTATGCCGGCTGCGGGGTGGCTGTACGAAGGCTCCGGCGACCAAGGAGTCACATGGAGCGGCAAGCCGGTCGGCGGCCAGGAGACGCATCTCTACCACCAGCGGGACGGCGAAGACATCGCCTTGCCATG CATGGAGATCGAAGGATGGCATGGGAAATGGTTCGATGAGGAGCCAATTTTTCCTTAG